The DNA window GTGCAGGTGGTCAATTATAGCAGCTCAGTTGCCAGGCCGGACTGACAATGACATAAAAAACTACTGGAACACTAAGCTAAAAAAGAAGCTTATGGGCATAAGCATTCTCCCATCCCAGCTTCTAAAATCTCACTCGTCATCATACCGAGGGAACAACACCAGCACTAGCTATTACACACAAACCAGGTCTTTCACCAACACTTTGGAGCCCATTTCTTTTTCACAAAGTCTCATGAGCAGCACTTCTACTAATACTGCTGCTGCTTCTGTACTCCAAGTCCCCCAAGAGAGCTTTGTGGGGAGACACATGCATCAGCAGCATTACCAAGTCAAAGAAAACATCTTGATATTTGGAGGTGAAGCAAGTTGCTGCTCTTCTGATGGGAGTTACAGCAATCATCAGATCAGAGAAAGAGAGTATGAATATGGCGGTGCTTATGGCGGCGGTGGCAGCGGCCGCGGTGGTGCAACTAATGGGGAGGTGAAGTTACACATGggtttaaaaaattataattgtttTACTGGGTTTGGAGGAGAGCAGAAAATTATGGAGAATAATTCCAGTGGAAATGGTGGGATGTGGGAAGATCAAGCACGATTAGACTATGGACTTGAAGAGATTAAGCAGTTACTTAGCAGTACAGGCAGTTGCAACAACTTTTTGTTGGATGAAGACAAGACACAGGAAAAGGTCATGATGTACTACTGATGCTGACTGTGTGAATAAAATCAAAACGATCTGGAGAAGTTAGGAAGGGATGGGATGGAGATTTTCAGATTTCGATAGtttgtggagagagagagagagagggttaggAGGTTTCTGATGTGTgggtgaatttttaattttttttatttttttgacagTACGTGGTAGAAGTTTCCTTTGTGCATTTACTTTTTGGGAAATGATGGGTGTATAAGTACAGTTTAACTGCACTACCATATTCATCAGGCATGCAGATGTCGAAAATTCAGAAGGAAAAACCCATCACCTTTAAAGAACGGACGAAATCTGCAATCTTTTCACCCTAACAATTATTTCTTCGTACTTGTGCATTGTTCTTTTCCATGGTCAAGTTTGGTGAGGCGAAATATTTTCCGGCGACAACGGATTCATGCTCTCGAATATTCCTATTTCATGCATCGTAAAAAATTTCCTACAACGAATTCCTGTGTCCATGTTGTGATGggtaagataaacaaaaattatgaaCATTATCATCTTAGATCTTGGATATTAACGTCTTAagagtttttaattatttagtgTTTACAACATTTCCAATTATGCTCTCTATTTTTGTAactaaaatgactaaaaagtTACTCTAGTAGCTCCCTAAAAAGTTTTACTCCAATCATACTCTCTAGATTAGAGAGATAACGATTGTGGACCAATAGGTAGCGTTCTTAtttgaaatattattaaaacatTAGTAATTAACGCTAGAAACTTCTTTCTCACTCCTATATTTTGGACCTCCAGGGAGACTCTCTATCTTAAGAGGTGAATAGGGCGTTGGAGATGGAGTTTTTTCTAATCCTCTTTAAAATTGAGCTAGGGGCTCATCTAGGCAGCCCAATTGAGATGCCCTTAAATTTCATGTTAGAGTTTAAAAAggatagtgttattcacacatctATTTTGTACTTTTCTCACGGCTTTGCTAATGTTTGGTCATTaatattcttcaatttctgattgTCAGAAATTTAGAGAAgtatgtgaaaaataaaaataagtttaaaaataaaaaatgacttAGAAGTTAATCCCAATATCAGTCCTAATAATTTATAGAACCAACAATATTATAGAACGGAAGGCAGGCATATTAAGCCGAAACACACATCTCATTGGCGTCATCAGTTACGTCAGTTCCTTGTTTGTGCACTGCCAATGGCACACGTAACGTGATAATTTGGCAGGGTTGATAATAGCTAGTGCTAATTATTTAACAATTTCcatcttgtattttttttcttaaattttgttGAAAAAGACATCAAATTATGGTCAGGATTTTGGGCATGGGAGCAAATAGGAGAACTAATTTTCTTTGGAGGTCTTGGAAGTAGAGCTGATAATGCCATGGGGTTAAGGCTTAAacataatttaaattttaaactatGATTTTTAAATCAGAGCCTGCTGTTAAGCAAGCAATTATCCTGGAGAGTTGTCTCTCTTTTCAatggtttattaattaattaattaattttaggcAAATAACATGTGAGGTTGGTGTCAATAATTGATTACACTTTTGATTAAGACTTATGAGGTAGTGAGAGGGGAAGATCCATCCttgaattaaaacaaaaaacaaaaaataaaaaacaaaaacacgtAAATGATGAACAAAGGAAAGTGATTCCCAAATTATACTTCtccttttaaatttttatgttttgttttttactttaaaagacaaaaataaacaaaaatgtatAGAATGAGAAAAACGTACAAAATTTTTGTCTCATAGAAAGTCTGGCGTATGTCTAATTGTATATCTCTTTACGTCTATCTTTCTTGTCATAACATATAATGCACAACTAAAAATAGCTAAGATTCTCCAATAGAGCAGGGATTATTAAAGGGAACTTGATGACGCCTTTGGGGAGGCTTGAAGGGTTTTGCTGGTTTGTAATTGTTTTCCATAAGAAAGACAGAAAGCAATGTCAAAGATAAATGCATTCCATAATTTGCATTGACCTCTTCCAACATATGTTTTGTCTGCTTTTTGCTAGAAGATTAGACTAATGTGTTTTGCCAGCTATAGGCATTATATAAATGGGATTAAACAATTATAATTGTCTCTAAAGCAATGCAGAAAGGTTTCTTATCAGGACTGTCTTTTCCAGTGGAGGGAAAAAGGTAAAAGTTGTGGCACCAACTAAAACTGACCCACGAAATTTCTAAGCAActttttgcaaaaaaaattctataaattaaTCTGGAGTTTTGGATGTTTGTATAGGACGAGGATTCTCTCTTATTCTCTCTATGAGGATTttagaaaatattttattatgtatgtttatcgtatatcgtgcgatcagtttttatcaagcattatttgtgttcaattttaaataaaaattcaaaataatatttaatcgTAGGATGACAGATGAACAAACACGATAAAGTGATCTCCAGAATTCTGAGGATGCAGATAGGATCCTATTTCGTTTATACAGAGAGGGTTATGTGGCTTATGACCAGTCTGTTGTGCAATAGCCCATAGGCAAAATAGATACTATAAATCAACTAATTGTTgtgaacattcctagtttaagtatgattgtgtaaatcctagattagatttgattctagttatcctttcctattacaacttatattacttggagaagaaggaatatcttctctccctttactacaataaataaaggcacaatgtaggagagataacaacacacacattcccctacaattctacaaacacacatctatCTTCCCTATCTCCTGTGCCGCCGGCCCCTCTCCCTTtgtcagataaaaatagaccacaacacgttatcagcacgctcctaccgctgcgcttaggaatctgacgttggagaatttttttctgcatcaaaccagttcatccatatcatcacgcaatcaggttctttcaaaacaacggcttttaactcgatattttgcaagccctgatagcatgaacattcaccatgatgcatgacccaactttacgtttaatgtattttagattctacataaattgtgtatgcctcataaccaaaattgctgcaattatgtgaatttgatattttccatgaattgaatcttacatatgtacatgcattgaaactattatttgcatatgcatcaaagtaaatatgtgattcattgaattatatatgcatctcattgaattaatgaaaaaaaaaaagagaattttttttgtgattggGACTAGGGTTCTTTTGAACCCATGACCACCATCCTGCAGATGGGGCTCCACGCCAAACCGAGAGCCTACAGCTCTCCTCTTCCCAGAAAACCAGTGCCTATGATGGGCCACCTCCATCCTTTCCCGAGCCGAGAACCCATCTTGGAGCTACGGCTCCAAGCCCAACCCCGAGACCCGACGCCCAGAAGGCGTCGCCACCCATGAAATCGTTGAACAACATGGTCTGCAGCCATGCCCAACTACCCCCGACGACCTGCAGTCGCCCCCGACGAGTTCTTGTCTCCGAttcgatttttttcttttgaaataacaatcgaaattctagggttttgaTATCACGTCGAGATTTCTCCAATCTCTGTTCCTAGTTGGTTCCCCGTGCTCCGCCATGCCATAAACCCCCGAAGGACAGTCGCCTGAAGCGACGCCGACGTCCACCCTATCGCGCTCCAACACCTAGCATCGTTGGGGTGTCCTAGTTCTCCTCAACCCGAGCCCTATGAGGCTCCATCATTCAGCCTGCATCAGCGCCCTTTGGGCTTGCTACTGCTCTGCGATGTCTCGGCCCAGCCTGtgcgaaaaaaaataaataaataaaaaatttggggTCTGCCTGCAGCAGCCCAATCACAGCCCATTTTTTTAGGCCTAGGTCTCATGGCACAATTTCTTCAAGCCACCCGTGGCTTAGTGTTTTCTTTTTGACCCCGAATTTTATTCGTCTAAATTATTTTAGACCTAATGggtttttgtcacatcccggcccagggcggatcacttcccgggcccgctccaccaccgtagcacgatattgtcctctttgggcttaccattccctcacgattttgttttttggaactcacgagcaacttcccagtgggtcacccatcctaagagtgctctagcctccttctcgcttaacttcggagttcctacggaacccgaagccagtgagctcccaaaaggccttgtgctagatagggatgtgaatatacatttaaggatcactcccctgggcgatgtaggatgttacaattttatatttttccacccacactttaatttggcccgaagtccaaataaatAATTCCTTTATAATTATACAATACTTTTGCATAtacttgttgcatatttgtttgcatatatatttgtgtttgcctgcaggaatatatgaacctgaagttcataattactttgaaacttgaagtttcttataaacatgccttgtttgaaaacttgaagtttttcatgcaaaattaaaccaatacatgtctattagaaccttatgttctactcctatgtgaatggattgatttttctccattacattaatcacatcttgtccatctattttatgataggaacatgtcgaatttgaacaaactcgacttcaccgctttggaggtctctggaatgaactacctcaagtgggtcc is part of the Malus domestica chromosome 12, GDT2T_hap1 genome and encodes:
- the LOC103450006 gene encoding transcription factor RAX2-like produces the protein MGRAPCCDKANVKKGPWSPEEDAKLKEYIERYGTGGNWIALPQKVGLKRCGKSCRLRWLNYLRPNIKHGEFSDEEDKIICNLFTNIGSRWSIIAAQLPGRTDNDIKNYWNTKLKKKLMGISILPSQLLKSHSSSYRGNNTSTSYYTQTRSFTNTLEPISFSQSLMSSTSTNTAAASVLQVPQESFVGRHMHQQHYQVKENILIFGGEASCCSSDGSYSNHQIREREYEYGGAYGGGGSGRGGATNGEVKLHMGLKNYNCFTGFGGEQKIMENNSSGNGGMWEDQARLDYGLEEIKQLLSSTGSCNNFLLDEDKTQEKVMMYY